A stretch of Henckelia pumila isolate YLH828 chromosome 4, ASM3356847v2, whole genome shotgun sequence DNA encodes these proteins:
- the LOC140861139 gene encoding secreted RxLR effector protein 161-like — MAETKSVSTPIGAHFKLKVVHGDQEDLEVIHMKNVPYSNAVGSIMYMMVSTRPDITYGVGLVSRFMGKPSREHWRAVQWLLRYLKGTKKLKLKYSKSTSNTCEVTGYCDSDYAADLDKRRSISGYVFIIGGNVVSWKSNLQSVVALSTTEAEYISLTEAVKEGIWITGFVTEMGLV, encoded by the coding sequence ATGGCAGAAACAAAATCAGTTAGCACACCCATTGGTGCTCATTTTAAATTGAAAGTTGTACATGGAGATCAAGAGGATTTAGAGGTTATTCATATGAAGAACGTTCCATACTCAAATGCAGTAGGAAGCATCATGTACATGATGGTTTCAACTCGACCAGACATTACTTATGGTGTGGGACTTGTAAGCAGATTCATGGGTAAACCAAGTAGAGAACACTGGAGGGCAGTACAATGGCTACTGAGATATTTGAAAGGAACTAAGAAGTTGAAGCTAAAGTACTCAAAATCCACCTCAAACACATGTGAAGTCACTGGTTATTGTGACTCAGACTACGCAGCTGATCTAGACAAAAGGAGATCAATTTCAGGGTATGTGTTTATTATTGGAGGAAATGTGGTGAGCTGGAAATCGAACTTGCAAAGTGTGGTTGCAttatccaccactgaagcagagtACATTAGCCTAACTGAAGCTGTGAAAGAGGGCATTTGGATCACTGGTTTTGTTACTGAAATGGGATTAGTATAG